ATCCTGCCCTGGGCCTGGGCGCTGCCCACGCTGCACCGCATGCCGCTGCAACTGCAATGGTCGGGCGCCTGCCTGGTGCTGCTCATGCTGGGCTGGCCCCTGGCCGTGCCCGTGCTGCTGGCCGTGGGGGCGATCGCCGCGCTGGTCTCGCCCGGACTGTCCTGGGCCGACGCCCTGGGCCTGGCCGTGTGGCAGGGCGTGGTGCCGGCCACGCTGGCGCTGCTGCTGGGCGCGCTGCTGCGGCGCGGCGCCGGCACGCACGCGCTGGGCGGCGTGCGCCCCTTCGTCTACGTGCTGGGCCGGGCCTTCCTGGGCACGGCGGCATGCGTGTTCGTGGCCGGCTCACTGTCGCAATGGGCCGGCCATACGCTGCCGGGCGTGGGCGAGCAGCTGTCGCTCGTGGCGCGCTGGCTCATGGCCTGGGGCGACGCCGTGGTCACCGGCATGCTGTGCGCGGTGTTCGTGGCCTTCAAGCCCGAGTGGCTGGCCACCTGGTCGGACAGGCTGTATTTGCATGACAAAAAGCCTTGAAGCGCCGCCCACAAAGCGTATAAAGCTACTATTTTTATAGCTATTTCTGCATATGGGATATCAGTGGCGCTTTCTGCCTCAAGGCTCTCCCCGTGCAAATTGCATTCGCCAACCGGTGCGAATGGAGTGAGCGCGGCCCGAGGGAAACAGGGGCCGCGCATGGCGCTCAGCCCACGCCGGCCTCGGCGGCCGACTCCCAGCAGTAGTCCAGCCCCCCGGCCTGCAGCCCGTCGAAAGGCAACTGCACGGCGGCCAACAGCGCGGCGTCGGCCACAGGGTCCAGACCGTCGAACGGCGCGCCATGGTATTCACCGCGCCAGGCCAGCACATCCTGCAGCGCCTCGCGCCGGGCGTACAGCGCGCGAATCGTCCGGCATTCGTCCTCCTCGGCCGCCGGCGGGTGGTGCAGCGCGTAGTGCACGGCCAGCGCCGCGCCAAAGGCCAGTGCCGGCGCGGCCACGCCCTGCGCGGCGGCCATGGCCAGGCTGCCCAGCACGCGCTCGCCGCGCTGCAGCTTGCGCAGCGGGTCGCGCCCCACGCGCTCGCACGGGTCCTTGAAGGCATGTGCGCAGCGGTTGCGGAAGGTGGCGATGAACTCGGCCAGCCGCGTGCGCAGCTCCGGGAACTGCGCCGCCAGCGCGGGTGCCAGCTCCGCGTCGAGCAACTGGTCCATCAGCGCCTGCACGCGCGCATCGCCCATGGCGTGGCCGATGCTGGGATAGCCCAGCAGCGCCGCATACCAGGCCACGATGGCGTGCGTGCCATTCCACAGCCGGTTCTTCAGCAGCTGGATGACCGCGATGTCGGCCACCGTGTCGATCTGGCGCAGGTGCTCCAGCAGGTCGCTGCCCTGCTGCACGTACAGCGGCATGTCGGTCTCGCTATTGAACAGGATCAGGTGCAGCGGCGCCAGCGCGCTGGCAGGCTCGCCCGCATCGCGCAGCGTGCTCACATGCGGGGCTACCACCTCGGCCGTGTCGCCCGGCAGCGCCTCGGCCCAGTCGCCGACATGGGGCGACGATTCACGCACGGCCACCACGTTCTTCTTGTACAGCTCGCTCTTGATGCGCAGCTGGCGCACCAGCGCGTCCTCCGTCAGCTTGGAGACGATGCGCGTGACTACGGTCTCGCTGAAACTCGTGCGCTCCAGGATCCGCTGGCAGACCTTGGACGCCACCCGCTGCAAAAGCGCCGCCTCCACCTGCGCGCGCACGAACTCGGCACCGCCCACCTTGTTGAGCACGACCAGCACCGTCAGCTCCCGCCCGTGCGCGGCAAAGCGCTCGGCCAGCCCCTGCGCGATCACGCCCGCCTGCGCGGCCACGGCCTGCTCTGGCACGCACAGCGCGACGATCTCGCAGTCGCGGTACATGCCGGCCACGGCATCCGTGTCGGCGGCGTCGATCACGCGCAGCTGCTCGATGGTCTGGTCGAACGCCAGGCTGCCGTAGCGCACGCTGAACTTGCCGAACGCGTCGATGGCCTCGCGCAGCAGCGCATTGCCCGTGGAGGCGATGATTTCGCAGGGCCGCGTATAGCCGTCCCAGTGCGAGAACACCTGCGCCAGATACCCGCCGCCCATGGCCCCGAAGCCGTGGATGCCGGCCTTGAGCAGGTTCACGGCCTGCGGAAACGGCTCGGTCACGGCGGGCATGGACATCTTGGGCGTGCAGGCCGCCAGATCCTGCAGAAACTCGCTCAGGCCGCCGTAGACCCCGAAGGCGCGCCGCGCCACGGCAGGCGGCGGCATCTGGATGTCTTCGACCAGGATCACCACACCGCCCGCATCGGCGGCCGAGCGCACGCCGTTTTCCGAGTCCTCGAACATCAGGCATTGCGCGGGCTGGCTGTTCAGCGCCTCGGCCGCGCGCACGAAAATCTCGGGGTGCGGCTTGCCCTGCACCACCTCGTCGCCGCACACGCACAGGTCGAAGTACTTGTAGATGTTGGCGTTGATCAGGTATTCCTCGGCAATGGCGCGGCGGCTGGACGTGGCCACGGCCATCTTCAGGCCCGACTTGCGCAGCCGCTCCAGCACGGGCAGCAGGCCCGGCTTGATGGGCACGCCCTGCGTGCGCACATGCGCCAGCTCCAGCTCGTCGGCCCGGCGACGGATGGCGGCATACGGAAAGTCCTGCCCGTAGTGCTGTTTGGCAAGCGCTTCGGCCTTGGTCGCGCTCAGACCCAGTGAACCCAGGAGCACGGGCTCGGTGAAAGGCTTGCCAAACAGTTCTTCAGAGGCTTGGGACAGGGTCTGGAACCGCAGGCGTTCGGTGTCGAACATGGTTCCATCCATGTCAAAGATGGCGGTATCGATCGTCTTACCCTGGAATTGAAGCATCGAGTTCCTTTGTCAAATTTGCTGCATCGCAAAAAAATTTTAGCGGTCGACGTAGCAAAAGTTGGCTTTTTTCATAATTTATCTGGCTATTTGCAGCATTTGCATGCATCTGGAAAATGCTGTATTTGGAGCCACCCCCTGGCGCCGAGGCCCGGCGCATACGGCCTGGCGCCATTCGGCGGGGCCACGCCCTGCCCGCGCCACCGCAGCGCGGCACATGACCCGCAGCACGCGGCCCGCGCGGCCCCGCCCGTAGAATCCCTTTGCAACCACTCCCATAGCGTCCCGCCCACGCGGCGGGGCCCTCGCTGGCGCCCCACCCCTTTCCTGACACGCCTTTTATGACCACCTCCCTTGCACCCGGCATCAACGTCCAGGGCACGCTGCCATCCACCCGCCTGGCCGACTACAAGTTGATCGCCTTCGACATGGACTCCACGCTGATCAACATCGAGTGCGTGGACGAGATCGCCGACTTCGTCGGCTGCAAGGCCGAGGTGGCTGCCATCACCGAGGCCGCCATGCAGGGCGTGATCACCGATTTCAAGGAAAGCCTGCGCCGACGCGTGGCGCTGCTCAAGGGCGTGACCATGGCCGACCTGGAACGCGTCTACAGCGAACGCCTGCGCATCAACCCCGGCGCCGCCGAGCTGGTGCGCTCCTGCCAGGCGGCGGGGCTCAAGACCCTGCTGGTCTCGGGCGGCTTCACCTTCTTTGCGCACCGCGTGCGCGAGCAGCTCGGCATCGACTTCGTGCGCGCCAACGTGCTGGAGGTGCGCAGCAGCACCAACTGCGGCGAGCTCACGGGCCGCATGGTGGACCAGGCCTGGGGCGACATCTGCGACGGCCTTGAAAAGCGCCGCACCATGCTCGAAGTCGCCTCGCTGCTGGGCATAGAGCCCGAGCAGTGCATCGCCATGGGCGACGGCGCCAACGACCTGCCCATGATGGGCGCGGCCGGCCTGTCCGTGGCCTACCACGCCAAGCCCGCCGTGCGCGCCCAGGCCCAGGTGGCCATCAACCAGGGTGGATTGGACCGCCTGCTGGAAGTATTGAAATGAGGCAGGCGGGGCCGGGCCGCCACGGCCTCAGGCACCGCAGATAGCCGCCGATACGCATGCGCATCCTCATCGTGGACGACGAAGCCCTGGCGCGCAGCCGCCTGCGCACCCTGCTGGGCGACTGCGATGCGCGCCACCAGGTGATGGAGGCCGCGCACGCCGGCGAGGCGCTGGCCCGGCTCGGCATCAGCGGCGGCCGCGCCGTGGACCTGGTGCTGCTCGACATCCACATGCCGGGCCAGGACGGCCTGGCCCTGGCGCACCAGATCCAGGGCCTACCGCACCCGCCGGCCATCGTGTTCGTCACCGCGCATGCGGACCACGCGCTGTCCGCCTTCGAGCTCGACGCGGTGGACTACCTCACCAAGCCCGTGCGCCTGCAGCGCCTGCAGCAGGCGCTGGCGAAGGTCCAGCGCACCCTGGGCCAGGGCGCGCCCGCGCAGGCGGTGCAGCCGGCCGAGGGCGAGGCGCTGCTGATCCAGGAGCGCGGCCGCACCGAGCGCGTGCCGCTGGCCGAGGTGCTGTACCTGCGCGCCGAGCAAAAGTACGTGACCGTGCGCACCGCCACGCGCAGCTTCGTCGTGGACGACGCGCTGTCGGAGCTGGAGGCCCGCCACGCCGCGCATTTCCTGCGCGTGCATCGCAGCACGCTCGTGGCCCGCCGCGCCATGCGCGCGCTGGAGAGGCATTACGACGCGGACGAGGGTGAAGGCTGGGCCGTGCGCCTGCACGGGCTCACCGAGCCCCTGCCCGTCTCGCGCCGCCAGGTGGCCGCGGTGCGCGAAGCGCTGGCCGGGTAAAGCGGATCAAGCCCGCCTTCGCGCCGCTTGGCACCTGCCCGCGGCACATGCAACTGGCGCGCCCCAAGCGAGCCGACGCCGCGCGAGGGCCGTTTCACGCTAATGCGTATGGGCAAGGCCGCTGACCAGGGTCACGGCCACGATGCCTGCCGCCAGCCAGGCGATCTGGGCCAGCGTCTGCGCGGCCGAGAGGCGCTTTTGCAGCTGCGGAATCAGGTCGGCCAGGGCCACGTAGACGAAGCTGCTGGAGGCAATGGCCAGAAAATACGGCAGCGCCCCCTCCCACAGCCCCACCAGGTAGTAGCCCACCAGACCACCCAGCGCCGTCACGGCCCCGGCCAGCGACACCTTGAGCAGGGCCGCGCTGCGGTGGCGGCTGCTGTTGCGCAGCACCACCAGGTCGCCGATGTGGTGCGGCACCTCGTGCGCCAGCACCGACAGCGCGGCCACCACGCCCAGGCGCATGTCCGCGACGAAGGCCGAGGCGATCAGCACCCCGTCGCCAAAGCAGTGCACGCTGTCGCCCGTGAGCAGGGACCAGCCGCCATGCCCATGGTGATGGTGGCCGTGGTGGTGGTCGTGCGCCGCATGGCCATGGGCGGGGCCATGGATGTGCCGCTCGGCCGCGCTGTGCTCGTGGCCGTGGTGCCACAGCTCGGCCTTGTCCAGCAGGAAGAAGAACACCAGCCCCAGCAGCAGGACGGTGAACAGGTCGTGGGCATCGGCCGGCCCCTCGAAGGCCTCGGGCAGCAGATGCATGAAGGCCGTGGCCAGCAGCGCGCCGGCCGCCAGGCTCAGCAGATGCTGCGGGCCCACGCGCCAGCGCCCCCCCAGCCCCGCGCGCAGCAAGGCCGCCGCGATCCACACACTGCCGATGCCTGCGGCCAGGGTGGCCAGAATGATTGCTATCAATGTCATAGCTACTTGCGCTTATCCAACCTGCCAAAACGCCACTTTTTTCATAAAAAACAGAAACCGGACGTCATCAAAAAAAGCCCCGAAGGGCTTGCGCTGCCGCGGCGACTGGCTCACGCCACGCCATGCCGCTTGAACCAGGCCAGCATGCG
This region of Alicycliphilus denitrificans K601 genomic DNA includes:
- the mtlD gene encoding bifunctional mannitol-1-phosphate dehydrogenase/phosphatase, which encodes MLQFQGKTIDTAIFDMDGTMFDTERLRFQTLSQASEELFGKPFTEPVLLGSLGLSATKAEALAKQHYGQDFPYAAIRRRADELELAHVRTQGVPIKPGLLPVLERLRKSGLKMAVATSSRRAIAEEYLINANIYKYFDLCVCGDEVVQGKPHPEIFVRAAEALNSQPAQCLMFEDSENGVRSAADAGGVVILVEDIQMPPPAVARRAFGVYGGLSEFLQDLAACTPKMSMPAVTEPFPQAVNLLKAGIHGFGAMGGGYLAQVFSHWDGYTRPCEIIASTGNALLREAIDAFGKFSVRYGSLAFDQTIEQLRVIDAADTDAVAGMYRDCEIVALCVPEQAVAAQAGVIAQGLAERFAAHGRELTVLVVLNKVGGAEFVRAQVEAALLQRVASKVCQRILERTSFSETVVTRIVSKLTEDALVRQLRIKSELYKKNVVAVRESSPHVGDWAEALPGDTAEVVAPHVSTLRDAGEPASALAPLHLILFNSETDMPLYVQQGSDLLEHLRQIDTVADIAVIQLLKNRLWNGTHAIVAWYAALLGYPSIGHAMGDARVQALMDQLLDAELAPALAAQFPELRTRLAEFIATFRNRCAHAFKDPCERVGRDPLRKLQRGERVLGSLAMAAAQGVAAPALAFGAALAVHYALHHPPAAEEDECRTIRALYARREALQDVLAWRGEYHGAPFDGLDPVADAALLAAVQLPFDGLQAGGLDYCWESAAEAGVG
- the serB gene encoding phosphoserine phosphatase SerB, giving the protein MTTSLAPGINVQGTLPSTRLADYKLIAFDMDSTLINIECVDEIADFVGCKAEVAAITEAAMQGVITDFKESLRRRVALLKGVTMADLERVYSERLRINPGAAELVRSCQAAGLKTLLVSGGFTFFAHRVREQLGIDFVRANVLEVRSSTNCGELTGRMVDQAWGDICDGLEKRRTMLEVASLLGIEPEQCIAMGDGANDLPMMGAAGLSVAYHAKPAVRAQAQVAINQGGLDRLLEVLK
- a CDS encoding LytR/AlgR family response regulator transcription factor, which produces MRILIVDDEALARSRLRTLLGDCDARHQVMEAAHAGEALARLGISGGRAVDLVLLDIHMPGQDGLALAHQIQGLPHPPAIVFVTAHADHALSAFELDAVDYLTKPVRLQRLQQALAKVQRTLGQGAPAQAVQPAEGEALLIQERGRTERVPLAEVLYLRAEQKYVTVRTATRSFVVDDALSELEARHAAHFLRVHRSTLVARRAMRALERHYDADEGEGWAVRLHGLTEPLPVSRRQVAAVREALAG
- a CDS encoding ZIP family metal transporter codes for the protein MTLIAIILATLAAGIGSVWIAAALLRAGLGGRWRVGPQHLLSLAAGALLATAFMHLLPEAFEGPADAHDLFTVLLLGLVFFFLLDKAELWHHGHEHSAAERHIHGPAHGHAAHDHHHGHHHHGHGGWSLLTGDSVHCFGDGVLIASAFVADMRLGVVAALSVLAHEVPHHIGDLVVLRNSSRHRSAALLKVSLAGAVTALGGLVGYYLVGLWEGALPYFLAIASSSFVYVALADLIPQLQKRLSAAQTLAQIAWLAAGIVAVTLVSGLAHTH